The following are encoded in a window of Lagenorhynchus albirostris chromosome 3, mLagAlb1.1, whole genome shotgun sequence genomic DNA:
- the REEP2 gene encoding receptor expression-enhancing protein 2 isoform X2, producing MVSWIISRLVVLIFGTLYPAYSSYKAVKTKNVKEYVKWMMYWIVFAFFTTAETLTDIVLSWFPFYFELKIAFVIWLLSPYTKGSSVLYRKFVHPTLSNKEKEIDEYITQARDKSYETMMRVGKRGLNLAANAAVTAAAKGVLSEKLRSFSMQDLTLIRDEDALPLQGPDGRLRPSPGSLLDTIEDLGDDPAVSLRSGTNQADPRTEISEDDTGDKAPKRAKSIKKVPKAEPLASKTLKTRPKKKISAGGDSA from the exons ATGGTGTCCTGGATCATCTCTCGCCTGGTGGT GCTCATCTTTGGCACCCTGTACCCAGCCTATTCTTCCTACAAGGCCGTGAAGACAAAAAACGTGAAGGAATAT GTGAAATGGATGATGTACTGGATCGTCTTTGCCTTCTTCACCACTGCCGAGACACTCACAGATATTGTGCTCTCCTG GTTTCCATTCTACTTTGAGCTCAAGATTGCCTTTGTGATATGGCTGCTGTCCCCTTATACCAAAGGCTCCAGCGTGCTCTACCGCAAGTTCGTGCACCCAACACTGTCCAACAAGGAGAAG GAGATCGACGAGTACATCACACAGGCCCGAGACAAGAGCTATGAGACCATGATGAGGGTGGGCAAGAGGGGTCTGAACCTGGCCGCTAATGCCGCGGTCACGGCTGCTGCCAAG GGGGTGCTGTCAGAGAAGCTCCGAAGCTTCAGCATGCAGGACCTGACCCTGATCCGGGACGAGGATGCGCTGCCCCTGCAGGGGCCCGACGGCCGCCTCAGACCCAGCCCTGGCAGCCTCCTGGACACCATTGAGGACTTAG GAGATGACCCTGCCGTGAGTTTAAGGTCAGGCACGAACCAGGCAGATCCCCGGACAGAGATCTCTGAGGATGACACGGGAGACAAGGCCCCTAAGAGGGCCAAATCCATCAAAAAAGTGCCCAAAGCTGAG CCACTGGCTTCCAAGACGCTGAAGACCCGGCCCAAGAAGAAGATCTCCGCGGGGGGTGACTCCGCTTGA
- the REEP2 gene encoding receptor expression-enhancing protein 2 isoform X1: MVSWIISRLVVLIFGTLYPAYSSYKAVKTKNVKEYVKWMMYWIVFAFFTTAETLTDIVLSWFPFYFELKIAFVIWLLSPYTKGSSVLYRKFVHPTLSNKEKEIDEYITQARDKSYETMMRVGKRGLNLAANAAVTAAAKGQGVLSEKLRSFSMQDLTLIRDEDALPLQGPDGRLRPSPGSLLDTIEDLGDDPAVSLRSGTNQADPRTEISEDDTGDKAPKRAKSIKKVPKAEPLASKTLKTRPKKKISAGGDSA; encoded by the exons ATGGTGTCCTGGATCATCTCTCGCCTGGTGGT GCTCATCTTTGGCACCCTGTACCCAGCCTATTCTTCCTACAAGGCCGTGAAGACAAAAAACGTGAAGGAATAT GTGAAATGGATGATGTACTGGATCGTCTTTGCCTTCTTCACCACTGCCGAGACACTCACAGATATTGTGCTCTCCTG GTTTCCATTCTACTTTGAGCTCAAGATTGCCTTTGTGATATGGCTGCTGTCCCCTTATACCAAAGGCTCCAGCGTGCTCTACCGCAAGTTCGTGCACCCAACACTGTCCAACAAGGAGAAG GAGATCGACGAGTACATCACACAGGCCCGAGACAAGAGCTATGAGACCATGATGAGGGTGGGCAAGAGGGGTCTGAACCTGGCCGCTAATGCCGCGGTCACGGCTGCTGCCAAG GGCCAGGGGGTGCTGTCAGAGAAGCTCCGAAGCTTCAGCATGCAGGACCTGACCCTGATCCGGGACGAGGATGCGCTGCCCCTGCAGGGGCCCGACGGCCGCCTCAGACCCAGCCCTGGCAGCCTCCTGGACACCATTGAGGACTTAG GAGATGACCCTGCCGTGAGTTTAAGGTCAGGCACGAACCAGGCAGATCCCCGGACAGAGATCTCTGAGGATGACACGGGAGACAAGGCCCCTAAGAGGGCCAAATCCATCAAAAAAGTGCCCAAAGCTGAG CCACTGGCTTCCAAGACGCTGAAGACCCGGCCCAAGAAGAAGATCTCCGCGGGGGGTGACTCCGCTTGA